In Burkholderiaceae bacterium DAT-1, the genomic stretch ACGCATGATCAGATCTTCAGGCGGTCGACGATACGGCCGTTGATCAGGTGTTCCTGAATGATTTCTTCCACGTCCTGTTCGTCCACGTACTGATACCAGATGCCTTCCGGATAGACCACCATCACCGGGCCCTGATCGCAGCGGTCGAGGCAGCCTGCCTTGTTGCTGCGGATTTTGCCCTTGCCATCCAGACCCAGCTCGCGCAGGCGCTTTTTGGCGTAGGCGTGCACAGCGGACGCGCCCATGGCATTGCAGCAGGATTCGCCTTCCAGACGCTGGTTGGTGCAGATGAACACGTGATGCTTGAAGTAGGCTTCGCTCTGGCTCATGTTGTCTCTCAGTGACGGGTTTCGCTGGTCTGGTCGAGTTCAACCGGCAGCGGGAAATAGGGCAGGGATTGCTTCACGGATGGCAGCACATCCGCCAGCACGCGCACTTGTTCGATGCGGCATTCCTGCAGCACGTCCAGCAGCGCATGCTGAATGGTATCGATGCGGTCGGTGGGTTGCAGCGGCCAGACAAAGCCTTCCCACTGCTCGCCGTTTTTCTCGGCGCCAATGGTCACGCGGATTTCATTGCCTTCGTGCGCAGACAGCACGGCCACTGGCGTTTCGCCATCGGTACGCAGCTTGCGCAGAATGCTGCTGGCAAATACTTCAAAGCGGATGCGCTTCTGAGCATCGATGCCATCAAACAGCGCGCTGATCCACGCTTGCGGTGCGCGTGGCAGCGGGAACAAGGTCAGCGCCGGATGGGCCAGTTGTTCGCCAATCAGCTTGCTGATGGCCATCGCCCAGGCGCCCATTGGCGCATTGAGCTGCACCACGGGTGTCTGCTCGGCAGGCTGCAAGGCCACGCCCACCAGATAGCGCAGCGCCACGCCATCCACATCAAACTTCACTGGCGCACCGGCAAAATCGTGCGGTAGACCGCCGGACGCGTATTGCAGGGCATCGCGCCAGTTCAGCAGCTGCGCAGGAGTGATGCTTTCCAGCTGCGCCTGATCCACCAGCTTGGCGGACAACCAGATATCCGCATCTTTCGCGAAGATGCCCTGTTCGGTCAGACTGTGCTTGATGGCATCGATATCGGGTAGCTGGCCCGGAATGACATGGCCCTGACGTACGCCCACCACCATCACCAGCGGAATGGCAAAGATCACCGCATGCGCACCAGCAGTAGTGCTGCATACACGTGCAATGCGCTCCTGCAGGCAGCGCGACACCGCCAGCGAAGGCGCAGCGGCCAGTACCTCGCCAACCGTCTGCGCGCCCGCCTTGAGCGAGTCGCTCAGCGCGGCATCCAGCGCAGCTTCGTGGCGCACCATGGCGCCGGGGGCGTTGTCGGTCAGCAGATCGATGGCAAGTTGATGAATGGCCGTGGTTTCAGCTGAAAACACGCGCGGATCGGGCAAATGCATCTCGGTGGTCATGAGGCGTGCCAAAGGCAAATGGAAATGAGGCGGACATTATACGGCAAGGTCGGCTGACATTGATTAAATCCGCAGACGCAAAAATGCCCGCCGGTGGGCGGGCATCGGTTGGTAGCGTTCAGGCCAGATCAGGGATACACAACCTTGACTGAACTATCCACGGCGGACTTTTCGATATAGCCCAGTGCATTAGGACTGCCGGAAACGGCTTTCTTCACGTCTGATGAAGCAGGTAATTCCTTGGGGGGCGTGCCCTTGCCGGTGAACACCATTTTCGACCAGTACGCCTTCATCTGCGCAGCACTCTTGTTGGTCAGCCCTTTGTAGAAATCGTCGCGAAGATTGTTGCCGTCGCTCAGATCATACAAAGTCACCGCACCCACGCCCGGCAGTTCCGGAATCTTGCCCAGATACACGTTGCTGGCCTGATCCTCGGACAGCTTGCCTAGCGGACTTTTTGCCCCGGTCACCAGTACCCAGTCACCTGCCAATGCAGATGCGGAGAGTGCTGCAGCAGCCATCATTGCAACATATTGTTTCATCGGCCTCTCCCTCTCAGAATACAAAGTTTACGGCAAGTGTCGTCACGCCAATGCTGCGGCCGTAATAAGACAGCGGCTGTGCAAGACCTTTTGTCCGCAGCGCCTGCCCACTTGTTGGGCCATTTGCATCATCCTGAGGCGTGAAACGATCGTATTGCGCCTTGAGCGAAACTGACTTGGTCAAGTCGTACCTAACACCTACGGCGATGGCCTTCTGCTTTGAACCAGGTCCGACCAAGTTAT encodes the following:
- a CDS encoding (2Fe-2S) ferredoxin domain-containing protein, with protein sequence MSQSEAYFKHHVFICTNQRLEGESCCNAMGASAVHAYAKKRLRELGLDGKGKIRSNKAGCLDRCDQGPVMVVYPEGIWYQYVDEQDVEEIIQEHLINGRIVDRLKI